Proteins found in one Scardovia inopinata JCM 12537 genomic segment:
- a CDS encoding pseudouridine synthase — protein sequence MTYSQKPADKPHRWVLDEPVIPADLPILYEDQAIIAVDKPHFLPTMPRGMWYKSTAVMTMRERTGNDSLIPAHRLDRMTAGVLILVKEPQYRKMYQMLFQSRQVHKTYQCLAPIRPASRPRLGLVGHVWSRKGEDNNLTVDVTNLSFPLLRSSHITKKRGILQAYEEAEAINAVSLITISSHQSSHALNKGLRAYTLHPLTGKTHQLRVHMTSLGLPIDGDNWYPQVEERAYDDFSHPLQLIAREISFTDPLTGQERIIRSNRPFII from the coding sequence GTGACATACAGTCAGAAGCCGGCTGACAAGCCCCATCGCTGGGTCCTGGACGAACCTGTTATCCCTGCTGATCTTCCTATTCTCTACGAAGACCAGGCAATCATAGCCGTGGATAAGCCCCATTTTTTGCCCACCATGCCTAGGGGAATGTGGTATAAATCGACAGCGGTAATGACAATGCGGGAGAGAACAGGCAATGATTCCCTCATCCCTGCTCATCGCCTGGACCGGATGACAGCCGGGGTCCTGATTTTAGTCAAGGAACCGCAGTATCGCAAAATGTATCAGATGCTTTTTCAAAGTCGGCAGGTGCATAAAACCTACCAGTGCCTGGCCCCAATCCGACCGGCTTCTCGGCCCCGACTAGGGCTGGTCGGTCACGTTTGGTCTAGGAAAGGAGAGGACAACAACCTGACTGTTGATGTGACCAACCTGTCTTTCCCTCTCCTGCGATCTTCTCATATCACCAAAAAGCGGGGAATTCTTCAAGCCTATGAGGAAGCGGAAGCCATCAATGCTGTCAGTCTTATTACTATTAGTTCTCATCAGTCATCTCACGCTTTGAATAAGGGTCTGAGGGCTTATACCCTCCACCCCCTGACTGGGAAAACTCATCAGCTCAGGGTTCATATGACCAGTCTGGGTCTCCCTATTGATGGTGATAACTGGTATCCTCAGGTTGAAGAAAGAGCGTATGATGACTTTTCCCACCCTCTTCAGCTGATAGCACGAGAGATTTCTTTCACTGATCCTTTGACCGGGCAAGAGCGAATAATCCGTTCAAACAGGCCGTTCATCATATGA
- a CDS encoding amino acid ABC transporter ATP-binding protein: protein MNNNTGNKNTENNTGKRQDKQKPQIIINQVHKEYGDLHVLKGVSMTVMPGTVTVILGPSGSGKSTLLRLINQLETLTGGSITVDGHLVGYKYVGHGKRKVLQTLNDKEIARQRSSIGMVFQRFNLFLHMTVLENVMEAPIHVAHQPRSVAKKEALECLDSVGMLDRVDHYPSQLSGGQQQRVAIARAIAMHPDIMLFDEPTSALDPELVGEVLTVIRDLAQKGMTMVVVTHEIGFAKEVADQVVFMDGGVIVESGGPDIIDHPQEQRFKGFLNSVL, encoded by the coding sequence ATGAATAACAATACGGGAAATAAGAATACGGAAAATAATACAGGAAAAAGGCAGGATAAGCAGAAACCGCAGATTATCATCAATCAGGTGCATAAAGAGTACGGCGACCTGCATGTTCTTAAAGGAGTCAGCATGACTGTCATGCCCGGAACAGTGACAGTTATTCTAGGTCCGTCAGGCTCCGGCAAATCAACCCTGCTGAGACTCATCAATCAGCTGGAAACCTTAACCGGAGGCAGCATTACCGTAGATGGTCACCTGGTCGGGTATAAATATGTTGGTCATGGGAAGAGGAAAGTGCTTCAGACCTTGAATGATAAAGAGATTGCCCGCCAGCGCTCATCTATTGGCATGGTTTTCCAGCGTTTTAACCTTTTCCTCCATATGACAGTCTTGGAAAATGTTATGGAGGCCCCGATCCATGTTGCTCACCAACCCAGGAGCGTAGCTAAAAAGGAAGCCCTGGAGTGCTTGGACAGCGTGGGTATGCTCGACCGGGTAGACCATTATCCTTCCCAGCTCTCCGGAGGCCAGCAGCAGCGGGTGGCTATTGCCCGGGCCATTGCCATGCATCCCGATATTATGCTTTTCGATGAACCTACCTCCGCCCTGGATCCTGAGCTGGTCGGGGAGGTTCTGACTGTTATCCGCGATCTGGCTCAAAAAGGGATGACCATGGTGGTGGTGACTCATGAAATTGGTTTCGCCAAGGAAGTCGCTGATCAGGTGGTCTTTATGGATGGGGGAGTGATTGTAGAATCAGGAGGTCCAGATATTATTGATCATCCTCAGGAACAAAGGTTCAAAGGTTTTCTCAATTCAGTCCTGTAG
- a CDS encoding ADP-dependent NAD(P)H-hydrate dehydratase produces MHGLHLSDLSQALSYPGPDDSKYTRGVTGLITGSDEYPGAAVLGVTAAAKAGAGYVRYSGSQVSSHLVLASRPEVVAHLDLASHVNSWVIGSGFPDVSPESLGQDRCQMAVALLSAFAGNRSDDCNQEDWQAAQNAVSQAYAVIDAGALSYFAFLASTRPLTEAGSLRRVVVTPHAGEAALMLSRCGYSLERHDVESSPRKYAKILSDELECVVVLKGSPTIIYDSHSSKEAVEIAGTHWLATAGTGDVLAGITGTLLAANASAMNKSDIDIQTVAAVAVFIHSMAAARSAGDRATISNLTEGGSRSGASGHPITALDICDQEAAVIGDLLSGTASYLPDTYLPGFLQ; encoded by the coding sequence ATGCACGGCTTGCATCTGTCTGATCTGTCTCAGGCATTATCCTATCCTGGCCCCGATGATTCCAAGTACACTCGGGGGGTAACAGGGCTGATTACTGGTTCCGACGAGTATCCTGGTGCTGCCGTGCTGGGAGTTACCGCTGCGGCCAAAGCCGGTGCCGGTTATGTGCGCTACAGCGGCAGTCAGGTCAGTTCCCATCTCGTTCTGGCTTCCCGGCCGGAAGTTGTCGCCCATCTTGATTTAGCTTCACATGTGAATTCCTGGGTCATTGGATCTGGATTTCCTGATGTAAGTCCGGAAAGTCTGGGCCAGGATCGTTGTCAGATGGCAGTTGCTCTTTTGTCTGCTTTTGCCGGGAACAGATCAGATGACTGCAATCAGGAGGATTGGCAGGCTGCCCAGAACGCTGTATCTCAGGCTTATGCCGTGATTGATGCCGGGGCTTTGTCCTATTTTGCTTTCCTGGCCTCCACTCGACCTTTAACCGAAGCTGGCTCCCTGAGACGGGTGGTAGTCACCCCGCATGCGGGAGAGGCGGCTCTTATGCTTAGCCGGTGCGGGTATAGCTTGGAGAGGCATGATGTTGAATCATCCCCACGCAAGTATGCCAAAATTCTCTCCGATGAACTTGAATGCGTGGTCGTTCTTAAGGGGTCCCCCACCATTATTTATGATTCTCACAGCAGCAAGGAAGCAGTGGAGATTGCGGGTACACACTGGCTGGCAACTGCTGGAACAGGGGATGTGCTGGCAGGAATTACGGGTACCTTACTGGCGGCGAATGCATCAGCCATGAATAAATCTGACATAGATATACAAACAGTAGCGGCAGTTGCTGTATTTATTCACTCTATGGCCGCTGCCCGCAGCGCTGGGGATAGAGCCACTATCAGCAATCTGACCGAGGGGGGGAGCAGATCAGGTGCTTCCGGCCATCCCATTACTGCCCTGGATATCTGCGATCAGGAAGCAGCAGTTATAGGAGATCTTCTTTCCGGAACCGCTTCTTACCTTCCTGATACCTATCTTCCTGGTTTTCTCCAGTGA
- a CDS encoding CHAP domain-containing protein gives MSFQWKTIVRSKPLIGFVAIAALMTGAMASFTSAGSQQAYATPYQDLTAAQTSKANVEKKLSGVNAQLKSTILQLNDLVNKKIPAAEDASNAADDTATKAKQTAQEVGQRLAAAQTDEASLQAQIKKTGADYDDSKAAVAQAARDSFHSSASSKIMSLVTRSRSTDSFVENMQTNSAVARVAAAEANSAANTLSTATNRRERLKAIEQRIVALKQEADSSAAAAQAAAQEAQQKAESLTALQSQAEQKQQTLTSQQSQLKTQAAKEAVAVLQAQQAVNEYNRKLAAQRAAEQARAAKLAAEQYNAAMAGRRAAQAAAARRAASRASSSSSNSYNRSWGSSSGAGRGSGSSSAGRSSGTSSGGSASSPSHSENSAATAMGMNYSVPGNCSATATYCYGHPTGRSLGVLGSAYPWSQCTWWAYIRRTQLNLPVGSYLGNGGEWDTKAAALGYYVNTTPHVGAAVSFNPGQAGSSAIYGHVAVVERVNSDGTILISECGSRNHGRILTRILGNVNAYHYIHY, from the coding sequence ATGTCTTTTCAGTGGAAGACGATAGTACGATCCAAACCGCTGATCGGCTTTGTCGCCATCGCAGCACTGATGACAGGTGCCATGGCTTCCTTTACTTCTGCCGGTTCTCAGCAGGCCTATGCCACTCCTTATCAGGATTTGACTGCTGCCCAGACCAGTAAGGCTAATGTAGAAAAAAAGCTGTCAGGGGTGAATGCTCAGCTGAAGTCTACAATCTTGCAGTTGAATGATCTGGTTAATAAAAAGATTCCGGCCGCGGAAGATGCTTCCAACGCTGCGGACGATACAGCTACTAAAGCTAAGCAGACTGCTCAGGAAGTTGGACAGCGATTGGCCGCTGCTCAGACGGATGAGGCTTCTTTACAGGCGCAGATCAAAAAGACAGGTGCAGATTATGATGATTCCAAGGCGGCCGTAGCCCAGGCTGCCCGTGACAGTTTCCACAGTTCTGCCTCCAGCAAGATCATGAGTTTGGTTACCAGATCTCGCAGCACGGATAGTTTTGTGGAAAATATGCAGACCAATTCTGCCGTGGCCAGAGTGGCTGCTGCTGAAGCTAACTCGGCGGCCAATACTCTGAGCACTGCCACTAATCGGCGGGAACGGCTGAAGGCTATTGAGCAGAGGATAGTTGCTCTTAAACAAGAAGCTGATTCTTCCGCAGCTGCTGCCCAGGCTGCTGCCCAGGAGGCTCAGCAAAAGGCAGAAAGTTTGACTGCTCTTCAGTCCCAGGCTGAACAAAAGCAACAGACTCTGACCTCCCAGCAAAGTCAGCTGAAAACTCAGGCGGCTAAAGAAGCTGTGGCAGTTCTTCAAGCCCAGCAAGCAGTTAATGAGTATAATCGTAAACTTGCTGCACAGCGGGCTGCGGAGCAGGCTCGGGCAGCTAAATTGGCAGCGGAACAATACAATGCCGCTATGGCCGGGAGGCGGGCCGCTCAGGCTGCAGCTGCCAGGAGGGCAGCATCACGGGCATCGTCATCTTCCTCAAACTCGTACAACAGGTCTTGGGGCAGCTCATCAGGAGCTGGGAGGGGGAGTGGATCCTCCTCTGCCGGCCGCTCTTCAGGAACTTCGTCGGGCGGATCGGCATCGTCTCCTTCTCATAGCGAAAATTCTGCAGCTACTGCCATGGGTATGAACTATTCGGTTCCTGGCAATTGTTCTGCAACTGCAACCTATTGCTACGGCCATCCTACCGGTCGGTCTTTGGGCGTTCTCGGCAGTGCTTACCCTTGGAGCCAGTGCACCTGGTGGGCTTACATCCGTCGAACCCAACTCAATCTTCCTGTGGGCTCTTACCTAGGCAACGGCGGCGAGTGGGATACCAAGGCAGCTGCCCTGGGTTACTACGTTAATACCACCCCGCATGTGGGCGCAGCTGTTTCCTTTAACCCTGGTCAGGCCGGATCTTCTGCAATCTATGGTCACGTAGCCGTGGTAGAAAGAGTGAATTCTGACGGAACCATTTTGATTTCCGAATGCGGGTCCAGGAACCACGGACGCATTCTGACCAGAATACTGGGTAACGTGAACGCTTATCATTACATTCACTACTGA
- a CDS encoding ABC transporter substrate-binding protein yields the protein MRDHTSNYCTIDASRTRCARLKDSLSLRKATLRFPLIFLICLSLFLSASACGTSDGLDERGQSFDFSSIPTNKKIQSMLPQELREKGVLTVGTNAAYAPAEYTGEDSRVVLGYEIDLIKGIARVMGLKTQIVQASFNSIIPAVGKKYTVGVSGFTITAEREKSVNFVQHYRSGMSFVVNKGNPKKITVNNLCGRKISVQTGTMQETDAGTMSEKCLSRGKPAITIRSYRDQPSATIALISKQVDAMYTDTPVGEYAVKETEGKLQMLGKAKGVAPMGIVIAKNDMATARAIKAALQILIDRGTYRKILSSWGVTSGIIKKAVINPKLKSTAS from the coding sequence ATGCGTGATCATACAAGTAATTATTGCACGATCGATGCCAGCAGGACCCGGTGCGCCCGGTTAAAAGACAGCTTGTCCTTGAGGAAGGCAACTCTCAGATTTCCTTTAATTTTCTTGATTTGTCTGTCTCTCTTCCTCTCTGCATCTGCTTGCGGAACCTCTGATGGTCTGGATGAAAGAGGACAGAGTTTTGATTTCAGCTCTATTCCAACGAATAAAAAAATTCAATCTATGCTCCCTCAAGAATTGAGGGAGAAGGGGGTGCTGACCGTAGGTACCAATGCTGCCTATGCGCCGGCAGAGTATACGGGAGAGGATTCCCGTGTAGTCCTGGGGTATGAGATCGACCTTATCAAGGGGATTGCCAGGGTCATGGGACTGAAAACGCAAATTGTTCAGGCCAGCTTTAATAGCATTATCCCCGCTGTAGGAAAAAAATATACGGTGGGAGTTTCTGGTTTCACCATCACTGCTGAGCGGGAGAAAAGCGTCAATTTTGTGCAGCACTACAGGTCAGGGATGAGTTTTGTAGTCAATAAAGGGAATCCAAAGAAGATTACCGTCAACAATCTGTGCGGACGCAAAATTTCGGTTCAGACCGGGACTATGCAGGAGACTGACGCAGGCACGATGTCGGAGAAATGCCTATCGCGCGGCAAACCAGCCATAACCATCCGCTCTTACCGGGATCAGCCGTCGGCTACCATTGCTTTGATATCCAAACAGGTTGATGCCATGTACACCGATACCCCTGTGGGCGAGTATGCAGTCAAAGAAACTGAGGGTAAGCTGCAGATGCTGGGCAAAGCAAAAGGTGTGGCCCCTATGGGCATCGTGATCGCCAAGAACGATATGGCAACTGCCCGGGCAATCAAGGCAGCTTTACAGATTCTGATTGACAGGGGGACGTACCGGAAAATCCTCTCATCCTGGGGAGTGACCTCAGGAATTATAAAGAAAGCGGTAATTAACCCTAAGCTGAAAAGCACTGCCAGCTAA
- a CDS encoding amino acid ABC transporter permease: MTDHHTSTSEDPIPNRIHARPVRRPGAIIAGLIVLLVTAMLIHGIITNPNFEWNVVWRYLFNEHVLSGVAWTLILTFGSFLIATFLAIVLAVMRQSVNPVLKAVSWFYIWFFRGTPVYTQLVFWGLIAVLIPKISLGIPFGPTFFSINTEEVFTAGRAALIGLALNEAAYLSEIVRAGLESVDKGQTEASQALGMNRRQIMYRIVLPQAMRIIVPPMSNEAIGLLKTTSLVLAVPFTMELQYVTNSITYKTYKPIPLLLVAAIWYLIITSILMVIQHYLEKYFSRGFTDEAARSNSISGSSLSQSYKADKEKARRRAVEAKHLGLNA, translated from the coding sequence ATGACAGATCATCACACATCCACATCAGAAGATCCAATCCCTAATCGAATTCATGCCCGGCCTGTGCGGCGGCCCGGAGCCATTATAGCTGGCCTGATCGTTCTACTGGTGACGGCCATGCTGATTCATGGGATAATCACCAACCCAAACTTTGAATGGAACGTGGTCTGGCGCTACCTGTTCAATGAGCATGTTCTCAGCGGCGTTGCATGGACCTTAATTCTCACCTTTGGCTCCTTCCTGATTGCTACTTTTTTGGCTATCGTGCTGGCTGTTATGAGACAGTCGGTCAATCCTGTCTTGAAGGCTGTCAGTTGGTTTTATATCTGGTTCTTCAGAGGAACTCCTGTATATACCCAGCTGGTTTTTTGGGGACTAATCGCTGTTTTGATTCCCAAAATCAGCCTGGGCATTCCTTTTGGACCGACTTTTTTCAGCATCAACACGGAGGAAGTTTTTACAGCTGGTCGGGCTGCACTAATCGGTCTGGCACTCAATGAAGCCGCTTACCTGTCTGAGATCGTCAGGGCCGGCCTGGAATCAGTGGACAAGGGGCAGACCGAAGCTTCTCAGGCCCTGGGCATGAACCGCAGACAGATCATGTACAGAATTGTTCTTCCCCAGGCCATGCGAATAATCGTGCCTCCTATGAGCAATGAAGCCATCGGCTTGCTCAAGACCACCTCACTGGTGCTGGCTGTTCCTTTCACCATGGAACTTCAGTATGTAACCAATTCCATTACCTATAAGACCTATAAACCCATTCCCTTGCTGCTGGTGGCCGCCATCTGGTATCTGATCATAACTTCTATTTTGATGGTTATTCAGCATTATCTGGAAAAGTATTTCAGCCGGGGCTTCACCGATGAAGCTGCAAGATCAAACAGTATTTCCGGCAGCTCTCTGTCTCAATCGTATAAGGCTGATAAAGAGAAAGCCCGACGTCGGGCTGTAGAGGCCAAGCACCTGGGTCTGAATGCCTGA
- the smpB gene encoding SsrA-binding protein SmpB, whose amino-acid sequence MTKNPGQDEIHMIATNRRARHDYTIENSLEAGLVLQGTEVKSLREGRASLSQAFVSIDPHHQVWLEGANIPEYLNGTWMNHAPKRKRKLLLHADQIARLERGIEAKGYTIIPLTLYFKQGRAKVEIALARGKREYDKRQALRKAQDDREALRQMRLHNNR is encoded by the coding sequence ATGACGAAAAATCCGGGGCAGGATGAGATCCATATGATTGCTACCAATCGCCGGGCCAGACACGATTACACTATCGAAAATTCTTTGGAGGCAGGTCTGGTCCTGCAAGGTACCGAGGTCAAGAGTCTGAGGGAAGGAAGGGCTTCCCTTTCCCAGGCCTTTGTCAGTATTGATCCTCATCATCAGGTGTGGTTGGAGGGAGCGAATATTCCTGAATACCTCAACGGTACCTGGATGAATCACGCCCCCAAGCGCAAGCGCAAGCTCCTCCTTCACGCCGATCAGATTGCCCGATTGGAGCGGGGAATTGAAGCCAAGGGTTACACCATTATTCCTCTTACTCTTTATTTCAAACAGGGTCGGGCCAAGGTGGAAATTGCCCTGGCCAGGGGCAAGCGGGAATATGACAAGCGTCAGGCCTTGCGCAAAGCCCAGGATGACCGTGAAGCCCTCAGGCAGATGCGGCTTCACAATAACCGCTAA
- the glmS gene encoding glutamine--fructose-6-phosphate transaminase (isomerizing), whose amino-acid sequence MCGIVGYAGKGVECGKPLEVCLQGLKRLEYRGYDSAGVALVAPGMDRVAVRKKEGRLDNLVAEIERNPLPDATIGLGHTRWATSGIPSDLNSHPHLSEDGKIALIHNGIIENAPQLKFDLQSEGYSFVSATDTEVAAKLLGKIQNQIIDQTGRPNLFEALRRTARMIEGAFTLLAVDVRQPETVVGARHDSPLVVGLGQGENFLGSDVAAFVAYTKKALELGQDEAVMITADSVTVTDFDGNPAQAREFTVDWDVSASQKGGWDSFMDKEIHEEPESVQNTLLGRFDRNNNLNLDEVHIDEDAFRSIDKIIVVACGTASYAGMVAKYAIEHWVRIPVEVELAHEFRYRDPILTPNTLVVAISQSGETMDTLMALRHAREQGSRVLAICNTQGSSIPRESDAVLYTHAGPEIAVASTKAFVAQITAAYLLGLYLAQVKGTMYKDEIRQIIASLKEMPAKIQRILDTQATVVEKTAEKMINARSFLFLGRHVGYPVAMEGALKLKEIAYTFTEGFAAGELKHGPIALVEEGEPIVVIVPPSRGRNILHSKVISSIQEVRARGAYCIAIAEEGDEDVKDYADTVFWRPECPTLMSPLVDVIPLQLFAMDMAKLKGYDVDKPRNLAKSVTVE is encoded by the coding sequence ATGTGTGGAATTGTTGGATACGCCGGAAAGGGCGTAGAATGCGGTAAACCCTTGGAAGTCTGCCTGCAGGGCTTGAAAAGACTGGAGTACAGAGGGTATGATTCAGCTGGTGTAGCCCTGGTAGCCCCCGGGATGGATAGGGTTGCTGTGCGCAAAAAAGAAGGCAGACTGGACAATTTGGTTGCCGAAATTGAGCGCAATCCTTTGCCTGATGCCACTATTGGCTTAGGCCATACCCGATGGGCAACCAGTGGTATTCCCAGCGATCTTAATTCTCACCCGCATCTAAGCGAAGACGGCAAAATTGCCTTGATTCATAACGGAATTATTGAGAATGCGCCTCAGCTTAAGTTTGATTTGCAGTCGGAAGGGTATAGCTTCGTTTCGGCTACCGACACGGAGGTAGCAGCCAAACTTCTGGGAAAGATTCAAAATCAGATCATTGACCAGACAGGCAGGCCAAATTTGTTTGAGGCCCTGCGCCGGACTGCCCGTATGATAGAGGGCGCCTTCACCCTGTTGGCTGTGGATGTACGCCAACCGGAAACGGTGGTGGGAGCCCGTCACGACTCGCCTCTGGTTGTGGGGCTAGGCCAGGGGGAGAACTTCCTCGGATCGGATGTAGCTGCTTTTGTGGCTTATACCAAGAAGGCCCTGGAACTTGGTCAGGATGAAGCAGTTATGATTACGGCTGATTCTGTAACAGTCACTGATTTTGATGGTAATCCTGCCCAAGCCCGTGAATTTACTGTGGACTGGGATGTGAGTGCCTCTCAGAAGGGAGGCTGGGACTCTTTTATGGATAAGGAAATTCATGAAGAGCCTGAATCCGTACAGAATACTTTGTTGGGCCGCTTCGACAGGAATAACAACCTGAACCTGGATGAAGTACACATTGATGAGGATGCTTTCAGATCCATTGACAAGATCATTGTGGTTGCCTGTGGTACTGCCTCCTATGCCGGAATGGTAGCCAAATATGCCATCGAACATTGGGTAAGGATCCCTGTGGAAGTCGAGCTGGCGCATGAGTTCCGTTACCGTGATCCCATTCTGACTCCCAATACCCTGGTTGTAGCTATTTCCCAGTCAGGCGAGACTATGGATACTCTCATGGCTTTGCGCCACGCCCGAGAACAGGGATCCCGGGTCTTGGCTATCTGTAATACCCAGGGGTCAAGTATTCCCCGTGAGTCTGATGCTGTTCTCTATACTCATGCCGGCCCTGAAATCGCCGTTGCCTCGACCAAGGCCTTTGTTGCCCAGATTACGGCTGCTTACCTGCTCGGGCTCTATTTGGCTCAGGTTAAGGGCACTATGTATAAAGATGAAATTCGACAGATTATCGCTTCCCTGAAGGAGATGCCGGCTAAAATCCAGAGGATTCTGGATACGCAGGCGACTGTAGTTGAAAAAACAGCAGAGAAGATGATCAATGCCCGCTCCTTCCTCTTCCTGGGGCGTCATGTTGGTTATCCGGTGGCTATGGAAGGCGCACTGAAACTGAAGGAAATTGCCTACACCTTCACTGAGGGCTTTGCTGCCGGCGAGCTCAAGCATGGACCTATTGCCCTGGTTGAAGAGGGGGAGCCGATCGTGGTCATTGTCCCTCCTTCCCGGGGGCGAAATATTTTGCATTCCAAAGTCATTTCCTCCATCCAGGAAGTCAGGGCCCGGGGGGCATACTGCATTGCTATAGCGGAGGAAGGCGATGAGGATGTAAAGGATTACGCCGATACCGTCTTTTGGCGGCCTGAATGCCCCACCTTGATGAGTCCTCTGGTTGATGTAATTCCTCTTCAGCTTTTTGCTATGGATATGGCCAAGCTCAAGGGGTACGATGTGGATAAGCCACGTAATCTAGCTAAATCGGTGACGGTGGAATAA
- a CDS encoding NADPH-dependent FMN reductase — MTKKISVLVGSLRRESIARKIAQAIIGMFPDDYEAHIVEIGNLPLYNADYDNPQEEYAPLPETYTAFRTTIKASDGVVFVTPENNRLVPAVMKNAIDVASKPNGDVAWKGLPAAIISHSVGAMGGYSSQKTLRLALSYFDMPLMGQPEVFLGKSATMINQEGTFANESTFNFVKGYIDKFVKLVEANPRS; from the coding sequence ATGACAAAGAAGATTTCAGTGCTTGTAGGCAGCCTTCGCCGCGAATCCATTGCCAGGAAGATTGCCCAGGCAATCATTGGTATGTTCCCTGATGACTATGAAGCTCACATTGTTGAGATTGGCAATCTGCCGCTCTACAACGCCGATTACGACAATCCTCAGGAAGAGTATGCTCCCCTGCCTGAAACTTATACTGCTTTCCGCACTACCATTAAGGCCAGCGATGGGGTGGTGTTTGTCACACCCGAGAACAATCGCCTGGTCCCGGCAGTCATGAAGAACGCTATTGATGTGGCTTCCAAGCCCAATGGCGATGTTGCTTGGAAAGGCTTACCGGCAGCCATTATCAGCCATTCTGTTGGTGCTATGGGCGGTTATTCTTCTCAGAAGACGTTGCGTTTGGCTTTGTCGTACTTTGATATGCCTCTGATGGGTCAGCCCGAGGTTTTCCTGGGTAAGTCCGCCACCATGATCAACCAGGAAGGCACCTTTGCTAACGAATCGACCTTTAATTTTGTCAAAGGCTATATTGACAAGTTTGTTAAGCTGGTTGAGGCTAACCCCCGCAGCTAG